Genomic DNA from Halomonas sp. BDJS001:
CCGATATCGGCGCCAGTACGGGCTTCTTCGCGTGTGTTAGCTAGCTGAAGAGTTCCCAAGTAAGAGTAAGATGATGGGTAGCCGAAAGCCTGAATCCGCTTGGCAGCCCATCTCGTAAGCCAGTTTTCAACATTGGCACTGAAGCGCCCATTCAGCATGTCCTCATGTGCAGTTACCCCCGCCATCTGCTGCTCACACTGCAACATAGCCCAGTAAATAGTCCAGAGCACATCGATGTTGAAGTTCAGAGGCGATGCAGCCTGCAAAGAGAGCAATTGCCACTGGTCTGCAGGGTGGGAGCAGGAAGCTATTTTCTCGGCGGAAGCGCTACACATACTAGTAATGGCGAGCTTGGCTGATGCCCTAGCAATGTCGCTGAAGCCACCTGTGACGAGTAAGCCATTATGGCTACGATATGCTGCATTAAGTATGTCTTCTGCTTCTTGCTGCCAATCTGCGTATCTATCCTTTGAGGGGCGCGCTTGGAAGACGAGCTTTGGGAGCAGTGTAGTAGCATCTGCGATGTGGCCATTTTGTATCAATGCAGTAATCTTTTCGAAATGCCCAGCAAAATCACCAGCCAGCCAACCTTCGCCGCCCGCGGCTGCTATCGGTGATGCGGCGCCCTTTTGAAAATCAGTGAGAGCTTTATATTGGGAGCGATAGGACTTTAGTGCCGCACTCTGTTCGGGTCGCCTGCTGCGTTCTACTTCTACCTTATGATTATGCGCATCAATAGCAACAGCTCGCAGCGTTCGGTTTGTTGGAGCATCGAACTTGCTGGCCGCTAAGGCATGCTCCTCTTGAGCATGCTTCCATTCGCGCCAAGTGTGAAAAGTGAGTGCTGGGTTGAAAAGCCAACCTAATCTATCCTTGCGTTTGGCGTTCAGGAAGCGCTTTCTGCATATTTTCATTTGAGAATAAGTAGGCTTTAGATTGTCTTCGCGCTCTTGAGCCTCTTTACGTAAGGCCAAGCTATCAATTTCGCGGATTACTTGCTCAGTCACCCGTATTTTTTGCTCGAGGTTCTGGGTGGCGCTACCAAGAAATGATGTGAGTCTATGGCTGGTAGTTTTAAGCATTTTGCGTTCTGGGGCTTCCATGGATGGTGTGCTCTGCTTATTGTTCAAAAATTTAACTTGCATGATTGCTAATAATGATTAGTTGACAAAAGTGCTTTCAACATTCAAGCCAAAGTGCCACTCAGATAGGGTACAGAAAACCTATCTCTGTGATGGAGGGCTGACTGAAAAATATCAGAAGCCCAGTCAGTCACTATTCACGGGCTATAGCGGTAATTTATCCACCGAGCGGCGAAGGAGCCGCCCCTTACTCTCCACGTCTTAAATCGTCAGCTCACTTTATTCCTTCTGCTCACGGCCGACTCTTACTCTTGGGAAAGTTGGCCTATCTCTTGGCGACACTTACGTAATTGAATTAAACACTCATTTAAACCAGAAGTTTTTTTAGCGGTGAAATTAATTCGCGGTCAGGCTCATTGCCATCGTGCGGCATTCGAACTTCTTTCGGATGCGAACAGTGACGTCTATCTAAATAGAATCGTATAACTTTCTCCTTCATTTTTTAGATGAGTATTAAGAAAATAATATCAGAAGCTGAGGTCTCTGTGCTTGTACTGTGAGGCTGTCCTAAAGGACAGGTTGTCAGCTCGATAATTTAGGGAGATATTTGTTTGGAATAATTAGGTGCAATTATCATGTAGCCAATGATTTTTAATCCGCAATTAAGTCACTCTTAAATAAGGGGGATATATGGATAAAAATTATAATATGTCGATAACATTTGATGATATTCCTGTTCATGGTTCAGTCGCTGGAGAAATATCTAGAAAAGATATAGTTGATTTTATACTTAGTGCCACAAAAAAGCATGATTTGCCATCTATGGTGGGATTCGTGAATATGGGTAAATTAAAAGAAGGAGAAAAAAACCATGAGGAGGTAGTGGACGAATGGGTATCACAAGGAGGCATGCTGGGGAATCATACGTATTCACACTTAGATTTAAGAGAGGTAAGTGCGCAAGAATTTGTTTGTGATATCAGAAAAACCAAGAATTAATAGTGGATAAAAAAACAACACAAATTTTTTCGGTATCCATATTTACTTGAAGGGGATAGTTACGAGAAGTTAGTTTATATTAAAAATTACTTGGATAGTAATGGGTACAAAGTTTGTCCTGTCTCAGTTGATTTTCTTGACTTTCTCTGGAATGAGCCAGTTGCATGGTGTATCAAAAATAATAAATATTCTAACATTGAGAAGTTGAAAGAACTTTATATAAAAACAGCATTATGTAAAATCAAGTCAGCTAAAGAGATATCCTTGAAATATTATAAGAGAAATATTAACCATGTTATGTTGTTACATGCGGGAATAGCAACAGCTATTTTTTCAATGATTTGATTGATGAAATAAAGAATGAAGGTGTAAACATAGTAAATGTACAAGATTCAATGCAAGATCCTTGTTATATGATTTCTCCTTTAATTGTTAGTAAAAAAGGACGAAACCATCTAATGAAAACAGCATTTATACATGAAGAAGATTTGTCGAGTTATCCCCAAGTGCCTAGGTCGCTGATAAATGAAATAGGCTATAAAAAATAATTATGATTACGTTTCTGTTTTTTTAATAATAGCAATAGCTCAGCTTAGCTTAGGGTTAAGTCTACCTTCTTTACCTGAAATATCTGAACTTTTGCACTTCAATGAAATAGACGAAGCTAATTATACGCTGTATTTTTTATGCGGGATTTTTATTTCTCAAGTGTTTGTTGGTTTTCTTTTTTCAAGGCTCAGTAAGTTTAAATTAATTATTTTAGGGTTGACTATATTCCTTTTTGGATCAACTTTGACAATATCTCCTTGCTCAGGAAATGTTTTTCTACTAGGTAGAGCTATACAGGGAGTGGGCGTGGGTTCTTCTACAGTTTTAGTAAGGGCTTTGCTGAAAGATTTTTTTAGCGGTAAACAGTATTTGATGACAGGATCTAAGTTGTATTCATATAATGCTTTAATACCTGCAGTATCACCTGTGATAGGAGCATTCATATACGTTTATTTTGGTGTTAATTCTGCACCATACTTACTCTCTCTTATTACATTGGTGGTAATTTTATTGTTATTAATAAATAGGAGGGAGTTTTTATTTACAGAAAGGAAAGATAGGCTTGAAGCTAACTATAAAACAAGGTGTCAGTATTTCTCAATAATTAAAAATAAGACATTTCTAGGGCTAACTGTTGTTTCTGGCTTGATCTATTCTGGAGAAATAGTCTTTATTAGTAGATCGCAAACAATACTGCAAAAAGAATTGCTGGAAACACCAGTTGTGGCTGGAAGTATTGTTACTTTTACTATATTCGGATTTTTTATAGGGGCTCAGTTATCAAAAAGATAGTAACTAATAAAAACATAATTAAAATAATACATTCAGGAGTTTTGATATGTTTATTATCAAGTGTTTTAGGCTTTGGGTATAAATCCATACCAATAAACACTTCAATAGTAATATTTTTCACTATGAGTCTGTATATGTTTGGTGCAGGGTTGGTTTATATTAATGCGTCACTTCTTGCCATATCGGAAGTGGCAAAGTTTTCTGGCGTGGCAAGCTCTTTATTGTCTATTTTTCAAGGGGCGCTTGTCTTAATTGTAGCCAATACAAAATTAGGAATAAGTATGTTAGATGAATACTTAGTTATACAGATTTTATGCTCTCTGTTGGCATTGTTGATTATTATATGTTTAGTAAAAAAGAGGTCTGAATATGTACTGTGATATGAAAAAAATTATTGAGTCGGTAAAAAGGGAAAAAAGAATAATTGTTATAGATAAAAATGATAAAAAGGTATTTAGTAATGGAACTTTGCTTGAGATGGCAAAGGAGTTTTCTCAAAAATTTAGTATTTTAGAAGGAGAGATATGTTGCATATATATAAGTGATATATTTAGTCAATTAGTTGCATTTTGGGGAACAATTCTTGCAGGAGGAGTACCTGTTTTGGTGCAATATGAGGATGAATTATTGAGTAGTCCATCAACAAAATTCTTATCTGCTATTAAAAGCTGTAAGTCTAATTATTATATAATACTATTGAATGGTAGTTTTGTCTTGAAAGAGTCTAAGTCTGATTTATATCAGCACAAAAATTTAGATTTCGATTTCATTCAACTCAGTTCTGGAAGCACGGGTACTCCTAAAGCAATTAAAATGTATTGGAGTAGCATAGAAAATAATATAGCAATAAACAAAGATTATTTTTCTAAGCTTGGAATCGATATCCAAGGTGTATCTCTTAACTGGCTAAGGCTTGATCATGTTGTACCTATAGTTACAATGCATATCTACGATATCGCTTTAGGAAACGATCAAGTAATTGTAGAAACTTCTCATGCTTTAAAACATCCGGAAGCAATATGTAAGGCTATTGAGTACTATAAAGTAAAAAGAACTTGGTCTCCAAATTTTGGAGTTAAAATGCTATCAAAATTTTTGGAAAGAAGTAATTATGATTTTGATTTAAGCTCTTTAAATATTTATCTAAATGCTGGTGAGCAAGTAACACATGAAGCTATGAAGCATATGGTTAAATCTGGGAAGCGGCATGCGTTAAATCCTCAATCGTTATTTTCTTCTTTTGGAATGGCTGAGCTATCTACTATAGTAAGTAATTCACAATGGTATTACAGTAATAGGCATGATAATTTTGTTTCTTGTGGATCTTTGCTTAATGGTCTGGATGTTAAAATCACTAACAAAGATATGTTTGGAGTAGGTGAGCTTTACTTTAAGAGTAAAGATTTGCTTAATGGAGAGCGTTACTACCTGGATGAAAATAGTAACCATGAATCATACGATAGAAAAAGTGGTTGGTTTAAAACGGGCGATCTAGCTTTCATGAAAAGTGGAGAGCTTTATATCTGCGGTAGAGAGAAAGAAGTTATTATTGCTAAAGCAGAAAAAATATACCCACATATAATTGAAGAGATGATTAATAATTTTTACGGCCTAAGAACAGCCTGCGTACCTATTTTTAATAGTGGTAAAGGCTCTAATGATATTGGGATCGTTGTAGAAGGAGAAAGACATAACGTTGTTGATAAAGATATTGTAAATAAGATTAAAGAGGAGGCAGGCGTTACTATCCGTAAAATCATCAGTGTAGAAAATAAAATGTTTCTAGTTACAACTAGTGGGAAAGTAAAACGATCTGAAATGTCAAAATATTTTGAGGATAAATAAATGAAAAAGGTTCTAATTACTGGAGCAACTTACGGACTTGGGGCTTCTTTAAGAGATGTTCTCTTAAAAGAGGGCAGGGAGGTTTTTACAATAGGAAGATCAACAATTAATGAAATAAACGATAGGCATCATCATTTGACGGGTGACCTAGTAAAACATTCTGATATTAATAGAATAGCCTCAAGTCTTTCAGAGGTAAAGTTTAACTTGATTATACATAATGCCTCTGCATTAGGGGAGATAGGTGATGTGGAATCAATCACCGAAAGTAGCTGGAATGATACATTTATGCTAAACCTTTTTGCACCTTTTTTCTTAACAAAAAAATTGTTGAATAATGTAAATTATGGACGAGTTTTGTTTATCTCATCCTCTGCTGGTGTAGACCCTATACCAAATTTAATCGCTTATTCAATAACAAAATCTGCAATTATATCTTTAAAAGAAAGTCTTAATGTTGGCAGCAGTGAGTATAATATTTGCTATGGTTGTCTTGACCCCGGAATGATAAATACTAGTATGCAAAGTAAGTTAAGAAATGCAACTAGTGATGTTTTTCCGCAATCTAAAAAATTTCAACAGATATATAAGATCGGTTTATTGAAATCTCCGGATGAGTTAGCAATAAGTATCATTGATGCTGTTTCAAATATGAGTGACAAAGAGTTTACATCAGGCATGATAAAGGTGAAATATGGAAGTTAATAAAAGCGACATGACTGGAAAGTCTTATATAATTACAGGTGCTGAAAGTGGAATTGGTCTTTCAATAGCTAAAATGATATTGAGTCATGGAGGTAATGTTGTTATTCATTACCTCCATGACTCATCAATCGAAAAAGAATTAAAAAATAAGTTCGATAGATCTTCGTTTGAGTTGTATCAAGGAGATTTTTCCGATTTAAGTATTCCTGAGAAGTTGTTTAAATACTCTGTAAAAAGGTTTGGGCATATTTCTGGAATCGTTAACAATGCAGCTACGGGAGAACGTGGGGACGTAGAAAAAACCACAGCTGCGAAGTTGTCCAATTCACTGAACGTAAATTTAATTTCTCCTTATATTCTTGCTAGGGAATTTTCTTTTCATATTAAGTCTAGAAAATCATCAGGGGTTATTTTGAATATTGGATCTATTAATGCGTATTGTGGTGAGGATGAGATGATTGCGTATGCCACCTCAAAAGGTGGCTTAATGACACTCACTAAAGCGATGGCTCAAGATTTAATATCATATAATATAAGAGTAAATCTTATTAACGTCGGATGGACAGCAACTAGTGGTGAGGTAGAAAGGGTTAGTAGATCTAAGATATTATCTGAATCAAATAATAAAGTTCCTAAATCTATTAGCCCAAGAGGGAGTTTATTAACACCCGTAGAAGTTGCAAGACATGCTTTTTTTGGATTTCAGATTCGTCATATCCGGCAAATGGGGTTGTATACGAACTAGAACAATATCCATTTTTGGGGCGAAATATGATTCCTTATGTTTGTGATTAATTGCATATTTTAAAATTTTTGAGGTTTGACATGAAAATATTTAAAACTATTGAATTTGAAGAGATTGCTAATTTCTTTCATGAACAAGCAGGAAATAGATTTATCTCCTCAGAGTACCTAAGTCATGAGTATTCAAATGAAAAATCATCTTTTTTTCACTTTTTGATAAAAAAGAACTCATTGCTTGCTTAGGATATGTATTTATTCCAATACATTCAAAAGAAAAAGAATGCATATACAATAGCTATTTATTAGAAAGGTTTTTAGCTCATAAAAAAATAAGAGGAAGCAAGTTTTTTTCATATTTATTTGAAGAAATTAGAGATGATTATCAAGGAGATGTTTTATGGGCGCTAACAGGAGTCACCAATTTTTTTATTAAACGTGGTTTTTTTAAAATTAAGCCAGAGACGTTGCGTTCTTATTATGTTAGGCCAAGGTTAAATTTGTTTAATTATAATAGCTACAAAATTGATAAATATATATCTGAGTGTTCTGTGTTAACTAAAGCGAAATGCTATATAGGAAGCTCTCATGTATCGATGGTTAATTATGATGAGTTTGACAAGGAAATATATAATCGTGTGACAGTTGATGATTTAAAACCTTACTTTTCCAAAGAATATTTAAAATGGTATATGCATCCAACTAAGTTTAGAGAAAGGAAGTTGTTTGAAGTTATTGTTGATAACGAAATTAAAATGTGGGGGATGATAAGTATAACCAAATATATGACTGCAATAATTGATCATATCGCACTGCAAGAGTTAGATGATTGTTGTTCATTGATGATTGAACTAGACCTCTATATTAGATCATTAGGGGTTTTGTCATGTGAGTATATGTATAATCCTAATTCAGTAACAGGTTCAATGGTTTCAAAATCGCTTAAAAAAATAGGTTACAATATTGTTTCTACAAAACCTACATTTGTTTATGCTTCATCATCAATGTCTCTTGAAGGATTTAATACGGAGTGGATTTGTGCCCCTCCTTGCTGGCAGCCTAAAGATGGCGTTATTATTTAAATCCTTTTTTCTGGTAATGTTAGGTACTTTTACATACTGCCTCGAAATTTATGATTTATCAATTTTGAAGCTGACTTTGAAAAAAATATTTCTACTTTTGTTTTGTCTCTATAAATCCATTGATATCGGATAGGTATTATCTAGCAAAGGTTGATTTTATAGTAAGCGATTATTCGAGACATGAAGATATATCTTGAATGGTGGTATCGGTTGCATAGTTTCTGGGTTGTACAATCAGTTCAATAACATGAAAAGTCTACTGTACTATGGGACAGGTGTATTAATGAATTAACTAGTATTACTATTTTAAGGAGTTGATTCAGAGGAAAGGTTATGATTTTATCTTCATTGAATAAAAATCAAATGTTTCATGGTATAGAAGTTGTGGCTTCTAATTACACTGATCTACCTAAATCTAGTCTTGATAAAATTTTTGAACTTAGAAAGAAAGTATTTATTGATAGAAGGAAATGGGATATAGAGAGCTACACTGGAGGGGGTTTAGAATATGATGAATATGATAATGATGAAGCTTACTACATCTATCTGTTAATTAATAACTGTATTTCTGGTTGTGTAAGGCTTCGTCCATCAACATCCCCAACACTTATGACCGGAGCTCTGAAGTGGTTAAAAGAGTCAAGTCAGTTTGACGAAAGTCAGCTTGAGAATAGCTGGGAAGCCTCACGATTTTTTATTACTCCGGATAAGATTAATTTTGGAGCTAAGAAGAGTTTTGATGTAAGAATATATGCTCTGTTTATAAGTATGATTGATTTTGGTTTGAATAGAGGGGTTATAAACTATGAAGTCGTTGTTGATGAAATGATGAGGCGTGTGTTAAGAATGTGCGGGTGGCCCCTCAATGTTCTCAATTCGGGATTTGGGTCATTAAGTGAAAAAGTTTATTATGGAAATCTTCCTTGTTGTCAGAAGGCAGTTAAAGATATTATGTTTATTGCTAATAAGAATAATGAAAGTTGCAATATACATGGTGGTTTTGTCAAATCAAGTTCATGCGCAATGCCTTTGTCATTGCTTGCTTAATATTAACTGAATCTAATTTTTTAATTATATTCTGTGCGTGAAACTTAACAGTTCTTTCGGATATGCTCAGTATTAAAGCAATTTCTCCGTAAGACTTGCCCATTGCAACCCAGTGTAGACATTCCGCTTCCCGTTCTGTGAGACGTCGGTAAGGCTTAAGCCTAGCAAGGGATGGGCGTTGCTGGTGTGCTATGTAACTAATAGTAGATATTAGATATGAATGATTTTGCACAATTTTTTTGAATTCTAAATTTTCTTTACTGCTTGCTAAGTGCATTGACCCAAAAGCACAGCCTGGCTCGTGTACTGGGACAGTAAAACCCTGCTCAATGCCATATTGAGCCGACATGTCAAATATGTGTTTTGATTTATTGTCTTTCCTTAGGCTACCTTTCCAAAAGAAAGCTGCGGAAGTTGTTGAAGAGTGATTGATTATAGGATCATTGCGGTATAAAGCATGCGATTCATAGAGTTTTACCCAATCTTTTGGATAGTTACCTAAAATGACAGCCTTATCAGCCTCGGGTGGTAGATAACCCACATAGACATAGCTGAAGTTAGCGATCCCTATTTTTTCAAAGGCCCACGAAAGTACTTCTACATATTCTGGTGCTCCTTTGCCAATGTTGTGCTGGATTTCAGTCAGAATGTAATGTCCAAGATCACGTATTGATCGCTCGTCAGCTTGAAACATAGATCCTCTAATTATCTCAGCAGATTCAACCTGTCTAGTTCCTGTCACGTTGTATCCTCCAAGGCCAGCGCGTTGTTATGGCTACTTGAACTTACCAATATAGTAGCATGCTTTGTTTTCATCATATGCAGGATAGGAGCGGTGTTGTGTAAAAACGAGGCTACAGTCAGGCCGATCTGGATGTTGAGATCAATGTACTATTCATATTGCTATTCGTACCAGCGAAATCGAAGGTGAGCGCCCGAATGTTGGTTCAGTAAGATCTTCCTTTGCCCGATAGCTGGGATTAGAGCAGGTCGGTTTAACCACACACATAACAGTACCAGAGTCTGAGCCGGTGGACGCAGCTCGTGCTATTCGGTGATGTTTGGTTAAGCAACTACCGAGGACGTCTCGGTAGTTCATTGAGAATATAGGCGTCAGCCCCGCTGTTGCCGTAACACCATCACCCCCGCGATTAAGATCATGCCCATACCCAGCCAAGTCATGGCATCAGGCACTTCGCTGAATAGCAGGTAGCCCCAAAGGCTGGCAAAGATGAGGTAGGCGTAATCAAAGGTGCCGATCAACACCGAAGGGGCAATTTGATAGGCCCTTGCCACCCCGGTATTCACAATGATCAGCAGTAACGCGTAGGCGCCCACGATCAATAACGCTGTGGCGTCTAGCGGTTGCCAACCGGCGAACAGGAAAGGCGCGCGTTCAGCGAGCGATGCTGTGCTGTTGATTGCCACCAGCACGCTGAAAAGACTGCCTGCTGCCAGGAAGGCTAGATTTAATCCCAGGGTGAGAAGTAGGGGGTGTTCTCTTTGGCAGTGGTGGCGAGTGACCAGCATCGCTAGCGCATAAAAGAGGGCGGCAAGCACGGGTAGCAGTGTGGCAGGTGTGAAGGTGTCGCCGCCAGGGCGCAACACCACCACCACGCCCAGGAAACCGCAGAGAATGCCTAGCCAGGCTTGGCGTGAAAGATGCTCGCCCGCCCCAAAAGCAGCCAGCACGGCAATAAACAGCGGTGTGGTGTAAATGGCGACCGCTGCCACCGAAAGCGGAATCAGCGGCAGTGCTGCGTAGTA
This window encodes:
- a CDS encoding polysaccharide deacetylase family protein produces the protein MDKNYNMSITFDDIPVHGSVAGEISRKDIVDFILSATKKHDLPSMVGFVNMGKLKEGEKNHEEVVDEWVSQGGMLGNHTYSHLDLREVSAQEFVCDIRKTKN
- a CDS encoding MFS transporter, whose product is MAIAQLSLGLSLPSLPEISELLHFNEIDEANYTLYFLCGIFISQVFVGFLFSRLSKFKLIILGLTIFLFGSTLTISPCSGNVFLLGRAIQGVGVGSSTVLVRALLKDFFSGKQYLMTGSKLYSYNALIPAVSPVIGAFIYVYFGVNSAPYLLSLITLVVILLLLINRREFLFTERKDRLEANYKTRCQYFSIIKNKTFLGLTVVSGLIYSGEIVFISRSQTILQKELLETPVVAGSIVTFTIFGFFIGAQLSKR
- a CDS encoding AMP-binding protein yields the protein MKKIIESVKREKRIIVIDKNDKKVFSNGTLLEMAKEFSQKFSILEGEICCIYISDIFSQLVAFWGTILAGGVPVLVQYEDELLSSPSTKFLSAIKSCKSNYYIILLNGSFVLKESKSDLYQHKNLDFDFIQLSSGSTGTPKAIKMYWSSIENNIAINKDYFSKLGIDIQGVSLNWLRLDHVVPIVTMHIYDIALGNDQVIVETSHALKHPEAICKAIEYYKVKRTWSPNFGVKMLSKFLERSNYDFDLSSLNIYLNAGEQVTHEAMKHMVKSGKRHALNPQSLFSSFGMAELSTIVSNSQWYYSNRHDNFVSCGSLLNGLDVKITNKDMFGVGELYFKSKDLLNGERYYLDENSNHESYDRKSGWFKTGDLAFMKSGELYICGREKEVIIAKAEKIYPHIIEEMINNFYGLRTACVPIFNSGKGSNDIGIVVEGERHNVVDKDIVNKIKEEAGVTIRKIISVENKMFLVTTSGKVKRSEMSKYFEDK
- a CDS encoding SDR family oxidoreductase codes for the protein MKKVLITGATYGLGASLRDVLLKEGREVFTIGRSTINEINDRHHHLTGDLVKHSDINRIASSLSEVKFNLIIHNASALGEIGDVESITESSWNDTFMLNLFAPFFLTKKLLNNVNYGRVLFISSSAGVDPIPNLIAYSITKSAIISLKESLNVGSSEYNICYGCLDPGMINTSMQSKLRNATSDVFPQSKKFQQIYKIGLLKSPDELAISIIDAVSNMSDKEFTSGMIKVKYGS
- a CDS encoding SDR family NAD(P)-dependent oxidoreductase, with translation MEVNKSDMTGKSYIITGAESGIGLSIAKMILSHGGNVVIHYLHDSSIEKELKNKFDRSSFELYQGDFSDLSIPEKLFKYSVKRFGHISGIVNNAATGERGDVEKTTAAKLSNSLNVNLISPYILAREFSFHIKSRKSSGVILNIGSINAYCGEDEMIAYATSKGGLMTLTKAMAQDLISYNIRVNLINVGWTATSGEVERVSRSKILSESNNKVPKSISPRGSLLTPVEVARHAFFGFQIRHIRQMGLYTN
- a CDS encoding acyl-homoserine-lactone synthase — its product is MILSSLNKNQMFHGIEVVASNYTDLPKSSLDKIFELRKKVFIDRRKWDIESYTGGGLEYDEYDNDEAYYIYLLINNCISGCVRLRPSTSPTLMTGALKWLKESSQFDESQLENSWEASRFFITPDKINFGAKKSFDVRIYALFISMIDFGLNRGVINYEVVVDEMMRRVLRMCGWPLNVLNSGFGSLSEKVYYGNLPCCQKAVKDIMFIANKNNESCNIHGGFVKSSSCAMPLSLLA
- a CDS encoding helix-turn-helix transcriptional regulator, translated to MTGTRQVESAEIIRGSMFQADERSIRDLGHYILTEIQHNIGKGAPEYVEVLSWAFEKIGIANFSYVYVGYLPPEADKAVILGNYPKDWVKLYESHALYRNDPIINHSSTTSAAFFWKGSLRKDNKSKHIFDMSAQYGIEQGFTVPVHEPGCAFGSMHLASSKENLEFKKIVQNHSYLISTISYIAHQQRPSLARLKPYRRLTEREAECLHWVAMGKSYGEIALILSISERTVKFHAQNIIKKLDSVNIKQAMTKALRMNLI
- a CDS encoding DUF4172 domain-containing protein, with the protein product MEGERPNVGSVRSSFAR
- a CDS encoding DMT family transporter, whose protein sequence is MKATAEPQDNILQGISLIVGAVFLLALTDALVKYLSASMSLWQLYVIASTLSLPILFGLIIGHSGPLPKVKSHRWVAIRSLLLLLMWIAYYAALPLIPLSVAAVAIYTTPLFIAVLAAFGAGEHLSRQAWLGILCGFLGVVVVLRPGGDTFTPATLLPVLAALFYALAMLVTRHHCQREHPLLLTLGLNLAFLAAGSLFSVLVAINSTASLAERAPFLFAGWQPLDATALLIVGAYALLLIIVNTGVARAYQIAPSVLIGTFDYAYLIFASLWGYLLFSEVPDAMTWLGMGMILIAGVMVLRQQRG